In Astyanax mexicanus isolate ESR-SI-001 chromosome 17, AstMex3_surface, whole genome shotgun sequence, a single window of DNA contains:
- the fosl1b gene encoding protein c-Fos: MEMYQSRAGAAFSYGPYSDLNSNVHLHRKLTDAATSNPNLDTVTSSPNLQWLLESSVVSEAEAAWETLASFLPSTLPDCPCVSQCSSPDQLHSGRGGRHQHADQGHINEVKGVEECERRRARRERNRIAAARCRDRRRILTDTLQNETERLEHVKSQLEEEIAGLERERERLELILEAHRPVCKMEGFSLE; encoded by the exons ATGGAGATGTATCAGAGCAGAGCTGGAGCAGCTTTCAGTTATGGGCCTTACAGCGACCTGAACAGCAATGTCCACTTACACAGA AAACTCACAGATGCAGCCACATCCAACCCTAATCTTGATACTGTCACCTCCAGCCCAAATCTGCAGTGGCTGCTGGAGTCCTCTGTAGTTTCTGAAGCAGAGGCCGCCTGGGAGACGTTAGCCTCATTTTTGCCCTCCACACTGCCAGACTGCCCCTGTGTGTCCCAGTGTTCGAGTCCAGACCAGCTCCATTCTGGGAGAGGAGGGAGGCATCAGCACGCAGACCAAGGCCACATCAATGAAGTA AAAGGCGTTGAGGAGTGTGAGAGGAGGCGAGCCCGCAGAGAAAGGAACAGAATAGCCGCTGCTAGATGTCGGGATCGTCGCCGCATCCTTACAGACACATTACAAAAT GAGACAGAACGGTTGGAGCATGTGAAATCTCAGCTGGAGGAGGAGATTGCTGGGCttgagagggagcgagagaggctGGAATTAATCCTGGAGGCCCACAGGCCCGTCTGCAAGATGGAAGGATTCAGTCTTGAATAA